The following proteins come from a genomic window of Synechococcus sp. NB0720_010:
- the psbD gene encoding photosystem II D2 protein (photosystem q(a) protein) gives MTIAVGRAPQRGWFDVLDDWLKRDRFVFVGWSGLLLFPTAYLALGGWLTGTTFVTSWYTHGIASSYLEGCNFLTAAVSSPADAMGHSLLLLWGPEAQGDFVRWCQLGGLWTFVALHGAFSLIGFMLRQFEIARLVGIRPYNAIAFSGPIAVFVSVFLMYPLGQSSWFFAPSFGVAAIFRFLLFLQGFHNWTLNPFHMMGVAGILGGALLCAIHGATVENTLFEDSEQANTFKAFEPTQEEETYSMVTANRFWSQIFGIAFSNKRWLHFFMLFVPVMGLWTSSIGIIGLALNLRAYDFVSQEIRAAEDPEFETFYTKNILLNEGLRAWMAPADQPHENFVFPEEVLPRGNAL, from the coding sequence ATGACGATCGCTGTAGGGCGCGCGCCGCAGCGGGGATGGTTCGACGTCCTCGATGACTGGCTCAAGCGCGACCGCTTCGTTTTTGTCGGGTGGTCGGGTCTGCTCCTGTTCCCCACTGCCTATCTGGCACTGGGTGGCTGGCTGACCGGCACCACCTTTGTCACCTCCTGGTACACCCACGGCATTGCCAGCTCCTATCTGGAGGGCTGCAACTTCCTCACCGCTGCGGTGAGCAGCCCGGCTGATGCCATGGGCCACTCTCTCCTTCTGCTCTGGGGCCCAGAAGCCCAGGGCGATTTCGTGCGCTGGTGCCAGCTCGGCGGCCTGTGGACCTTCGTGGCCCTGCACGGCGCCTTCTCCCTGATCGGCTTCATGCTGCGTCAGTTCGAGATTGCCCGTCTGGTCGGCATTCGTCCCTACAACGCCATCGCCTTCTCCGGCCCGATTGCGGTGTTCGTCAGTGTTTTCCTGATGTACCCCCTCGGCCAGAGCAGCTGGTTCTTCGCTCCGAGCTTCGGCGTGGCAGCGATCTTCCGCTTCCTGCTGTTCCTCCAGGGCTTCCACAACTGGACCCTGAACCCCTTCCACATGATGGGCGTGGCCGGCATCCTCGGCGGCGCTCTGCTGTGCGCCATCCACGGCGCCACGGTGGAGAACACGCTGTTTGAGGACAGCGAGCAGGCCAACACCTTCAAGGCGTTTGAGCCCACACAGGAAGAAGAGACCTATTCGATGGTCACCGCCAACCGCTTCTGGAGCCAGATCTTCGGGATCGCGTTCTCCAACAAGCGCTGGCTGCACTTCTTCATGCTGTTCGTGCCCGTCATGGGCCTCTGGACCAGCTCCATCGGCATCATTGGCCTGGCCCTCAACCTGCGTGCCTACGACTTCGTGTCGCAGGAGATCCGCGCTGCTGAGGACCCCGAGTTCGAGACCTTCTACACGAAGAACATTCTTCTGAACGAAGGCCTGCGCGCCTGGATGGCCCCCGCGGACCAACCGCACGAAAACTTCGTCTTCCCTGAAGAGGTTCTGCCCCGTGGTAACGCTCTCTAA